A stretch of Electrophorus electricus isolate fEleEle1 chromosome 3, fEleEle1.pri, whole genome shotgun sequence DNA encodes these proteins:
- the dtl gene encoding denticleless protein homolog has product MLFHCVVDRGVNKRRRNDNRREYPLSSLLECYQCVRHDEHTCYGNSGVPVPPFGCTFSTAPGQHNTLAVANEEGTVSIYNTAEKQNPVLKEWLAHDNAVFDIAWVPGLNSLVTASGDQTARLWDVHAGELLGSFRGHQCSLKSVAFPKHEKAVFCTGGRDGNIMVWDTRCSKKDGFYRQVKQISGAHMKTERHTPQTKKRRPPSRGMAPSVDSQRGVTVVLFSDENTLVSSGAVDGTIKMWDLRKSYTAYHQNPSALRTYEYPGSSSRKLGYSGLALDSTGSRLFCNCTDDNVYMFDISGLKATPVAVFRGHRNASFYVKSSISPDDQFLASGSSDGHAYIWKISEPAQAPVMLQGHDQEVTSVSWCPTDFTKIATCSDDNTVRIWRLNRGTDGEKSSVGEANLVGWTFRKIQTPPRPAGPFPHVELTPARSSRAGSVDSLASPQPGACAPSGADLPHPSSTIAAAAKLSPPHPKTPRSIRQWLACSDQATSTLLKDTASLRKVLSPCSQSSEHNSSSERRAKRRLETGEEGSTAHSGLGNEDEGVTELYPDTKRRQSSTGTFCPLTEGETSQGFQHWEERPASSVQADKENSSPSKADWLSAMGRRLKQAHRGSALSKSPSSRKRQEARSQYSSMLSSLHSVRKMNSSQAQKVTSPHSMKKISSYFHKMLQE; this is encoded by the exons ATGCTTTTTCATTGTGTTGTAGATCGAGGAGTGAATAAAAGAAGACGCAACG ATAACCGCCGGGAGTATCCGTTGTCATCTCTGCTTGAATGCTACCAGTGTGTTCGTCACGATGAGCACACATGCTACGGAAACTCCGGGGTGCCGGTGCCTCCGTTTGGATGCACCTTCTCCACAG CCCCTGGGCAGCACAATACTTTGGCTGTGGCCAATGAGGAAGGCACTGTAAGCATCTACAacactgcagaaaaacagaaccCAGTCCTGAAGG AGTGGTTGGCACATGATAATGCAGTGTTTGATATTGCCTGGGTGCCCGGACTGAACAGCTTG GTCACAGCCTCTGGGGATCAGACTGCTCGACTGTGGGATGTGCACGCAGGGGAATTATTGGGCAGCTTCAGAGGTCATCAATGTAGCCTGAAGTCAGTGGCATTTCCCAAGCATGAGAAAG CTGTCTTCTGCACTGGAGGCAGAGatgggaacatcatggtgtgggaCACCAGGTGCAGTAAGAAAG ATGGCTTCTATAGGCAGGTGAAGCAAATAAGTGGTGCTCACATGAAGACCGAGAGGCACACGCCCCAGACAAAGAAGAGGCGCCCCCCATCCAGAGGAATGGCTCCTTCTGTG GATTCTCAGAGAGGCGTGACGGTGGTTCTTTTCAGTGATGAAAACACACTTGTTTCCTCTGGCGCTGTAGATGG AACTATTAAGATGTGGGACCTGCGTAAAAGCTACACAGCGTACCACCAGAATCCGTCTGCTCTCCGGACCTACGAGTATCCAGGTTCCAGCTCGCGCAAGCTAG GGTATTCTGGTCTCGCCCTGGATTCCACAGGCTCCAGGCTGTTCTGCAACTGCACAGATGACAACGTGTACATGTTTGACATTAGTGGACTGAAAGCAACACCAG TGGCTGTGTTTCGCGGGCACCGCAACGCCTCATTCTATGTGAAATCCAGCATCAGTCCGGATGACCAGTTCCTGGCCAGTGGGTCCAGCGACGGACATGCCTATATCTGGAAG ATCTCTGAGCCAGCACAAGCTCCTGTGATGCTCCAGGGTCATGACCAGGAAGTGACATCAGTCAGTTGGTGCCCCACCGATTTCACAAAG ATTGCCACCTGCTCAGATGACAACACAGTCCGGATCTGGCGACTTAACCGTGGCACTGATGGAGAAAAGTCATCTGTTGGAGAAGCCAACCTCGTTGGCTGGACGTTCCGCAAAATACAAACGCCACCCCGTCCCGctg GCCCTTTTCCTCATGTGGAGCTAACTCCTGCTAGGAGTTCCAGGGCAGGGAGCGTGGACTCTTTGGCCTCCCCCCAGCCGGGAGCCTGCGCACCCAGTGGTGCAGATCTACCTCACCCCTCGAGCACGATTGCAGCTGCAGCTAAACTCAGCCCCCCCCACCCTAAAACGCCCCGCTCGATCAGGCAGTGGCTCGCCTGCAGTGACCAGGCCACATCCACTCTCCTTAAGGACACTGCTTCTCTGCGTAAGGTGCTCAGCCCTTGCTCGCAGAGCTCTGAGCACAATTCGTCCTCGGAGAGGCGGGCCAAGCGGCGCCTGGAAACGGGTGAGGAAGGTTCCACAGCCCACTCAGGCCTCGGTAACGAGGACGAAGGCGTGACTGAGCTATATCCGGATACTAAGAGGAGGCAGAGCTCTACAGGTACTTTCTGCCCCCTGACGGAGGGAGAAACATCTCAGGGTTTCCAGCATTGGGAAGAGAGACCTGCCTCATCAGTCCAGGCTGACAAGGAGAACAGCTCACCGTCCAAAGCTGATTGGCTGTCTGCAATGGGCAGAAGGCTCAAGCAAGCCCACAGAGGGTCAGCCTTATCGAAAAGCCCCAGCAGTAGGAAGAGACAAGAGGCCAGGTCCCAGTATTCATCT aTGCTAAGCTCTCTTCACTCTGTGAGGAAGATGAACTCCTCGCAAGCTCAGAAGGTTACTTCTCCACATTCTATGAAAAAGATTTCTTCTTACTTTCATAAAATGCTCCAAGAATGA